In a single window of the Balaenoptera acutorostrata chromosome 3, mBalAcu1.1, whole genome shotgun sequence genome:
- the ARRDC4 gene encoding arrestin domain-containing protein 4 isoform X2 — translation MGGEAGSAAVVGSEGRVKSLGLVFEDERKGCYSSGETVAGHVLLEAAEPVTLRALRLEAQGRATAAWGPSAGAAAPAAASEVEYLNVRLSLREPPAGEGILLLQPGKHEFPFSFQLPSEPLVTSFTGKYGSIQYCVRAVLERPQAPDQSIKRELQVVSHIDVNTPALLTPVLKTQEKMVGCWFFTSGPVSLSAKIERKGYCNGEAIPIYAEIENCSSRLIVPKAAIFQTQTYLASGKTKTVRLMVAHVRGNHIASGSTDTWNGKTLKIPPVTPSILDCCIIRVDYSLAVYIHIPGAKKLMLELPLVIGTVPYNGFGSRNSSIASQFFMDMSWLTLTLPEQPEAPPNYADVVSEEEYSRHVPPYPQPPNSEGESCCPMFACIQEFRFQPPPLYSEVDPHPSDVEETQPVSFIL, via the exons ATGGGCGGTGAGGCGGGGTCCGCGGCGGTGGTGGGCTCCGAGGGCCGCGTGAAGAGTCTAGGTCTGGTGTTCGAGGACGAGCGCAAGGGCTGCTACTCGAGCGGCGAGACGGTGGCAGGGCACGTGCTGCTGGAGGCTGCCGAGCCGGTGACCCTCCGCGCGCTGCGCCTGGAGGCCCAGGGTCGCGCCACCGCCGCCTGGGGCCCGAGCGCCGGCGCCGCTGCCCCGGCAGCCGCCTCGGAGGTGGAGTACTTGAACGTGCGCCTGAGCCTGCGCGAGCCCCCGGCCG GTGAAGGCATCCTCTTACTACAGCCTGGAAAACATGAATTTCCATTTAGCTTTCAACTTCCATCTGA ACCTTTGGTAACCTCATTCACCGGGAAATATGGAAGTATTCAGTACTGTGTGAGAGCAGTTTTGGAACGACCCCAGGCACCTGATCAGAGCATTAAGCGGGAACTCCAGGTCGTCAGTCACATCGATGTCAACACACCAGCATTACTA ACCCCTGTATTGAAAACTCAAGAGAAAATGGTTGGCTGTTGGTTTTTCACTTCTGGTCCAGTCTCGCTGAGTGCCAAAATTGAAAGAAAGGGATACTGTAATG gagAAGCTATCCCAATCTATGCAGAAATAGAGAATTGTTCCTCTCGTCTGATTGTTCCCAAAGCTGCCATTTTCCAGACGCAGACGTACCTGGCCAGCGGGAAAACGAAGACCGTGCGGCTCATGGTGGCCCACGTGCGCGGGAACCACATCGCCTCTGGGAGCACCGACACCTGGAACGGGAAGACCCTGAAGATCCCGCCCGTGACGCCGTCCATCCTGGACTGCTGCATCATCCGAGTGGACTACTCCTTAGCT GTGTATATTCACATTCCTGGTGCTAAAAAATTGATGCTTGAGCTGCCCTTAGTGATTGGCACGGTTCCATACAATGGTTTTGGCAGCAGAAACTCCAGCATTGCCAGCCAGTTTTTTATGGATATGAGCTGGTTGACTCTGACTCTGCCAGAACAGCCTGAAG caccaccaaattaCGCAGACGTGGTGTCGGAGGAAGAATACTCTAGACACGTTCCTCCTTACCCTCAACCCCCTAACTCTGAGGGGGAGTCGTGCTGTCCTATGTTTGCCTGCATTCAGGAATTCCGATTTCAGCCTCCACCTCTTTATTCAGAg GTTGATCCACATCCTAGTGACGTAGAAGAGACCCAGCCTGTTTCCTTCATTCTCTGA
- the ARRDC4 gene encoding arrestin domain-containing protein 4 isoform X1, producing MGGEAGSAAVVGSEGRVKSLGLVFEDERKGCYSSGETVAGHVLLEAAEPVTLRALRLEAQGRATAAWGPSAGAAAPAAASEVEYLNVRLSLREPPAGEGILLLQPGKHEFPFSFQLPSEPLVTSFTGKYGSIQYCVRAVLERPQAPDQSIKRELQVVSHIDVNTPALLTPVLKTQEKMVGCWFFTSGPVSLSAKIERKGYCNGEAIPIYAEIENCSSRLIVPKAAIFQTQTYLASGKTKTVRLMVAHVRGNHIASGSTDTWNGKTLKIPPVTPSILDCCIIRVDYSLAVSTALGDMEDVACGHTWCRVTGKMCLYYPGECHVMSALQQIEQYVKIGLCSLIKNFPSEVYIHIPGAKKLMLELPLVIGTVPYNGFGSRNSSIASQFFMDMSWLTLTLPEQPEAPPNYADVVSEEEYSRHVPPYPQPPNSEGESCCPMFACIQEFRFQPPPLYSEVDPHPSDVEETQPVSFIL from the exons ATGGGCGGTGAGGCGGGGTCCGCGGCGGTGGTGGGCTCCGAGGGCCGCGTGAAGAGTCTAGGTCTGGTGTTCGAGGACGAGCGCAAGGGCTGCTACTCGAGCGGCGAGACGGTGGCAGGGCACGTGCTGCTGGAGGCTGCCGAGCCGGTGACCCTCCGCGCGCTGCGCCTGGAGGCCCAGGGTCGCGCCACCGCCGCCTGGGGCCCGAGCGCCGGCGCCGCTGCCCCGGCAGCCGCCTCGGAGGTGGAGTACTTGAACGTGCGCCTGAGCCTGCGCGAGCCCCCGGCCG GTGAAGGCATCCTCTTACTACAGCCTGGAAAACATGAATTTCCATTTAGCTTTCAACTTCCATCTGA ACCTTTGGTAACCTCATTCACCGGGAAATATGGAAGTATTCAGTACTGTGTGAGAGCAGTTTTGGAACGACCCCAGGCACCTGATCAGAGCATTAAGCGGGAACTCCAGGTCGTCAGTCACATCGATGTCAACACACCAGCATTACTA ACCCCTGTATTGAAAACTCAAGAGAAAATGGTTGGCTGTTGGTTTTTCACTTCTGGTCCAGTCTCGCTGAGTGCCAAAATTGAAAGAAAGGGATACTGTAATG gagAAGCTATCCCAATCTATGCAGAAATAGAGAATTGTTCCTCTCGTCTGATTGTTCCCAAAGCTGCCATTTTCCAGACGCAGACGTACCTGGCCAGCGGGAAAACGAAGACCGTGCGGCTCATGGTGGCCCACGTGCGCGGGAACCACATCGCCTCTGGGAGCACCGACACCTGGAACGGGAAGACCCTGAAGATCCCGCCCGTGACGCCGTCCATCCTGGACTGCTGCATCATCCGAGTGGACTACTCCTTAGCTGTGAGCACGGCGCTTGGTGACATGGAAGACGTAGCATGCGGCCATACCTGGTGCCGTGTTACTGGGAAGATGTGCCTTTACTACCCGGGAGAATGTCATGTCATGTCAGCGCTACAACAGATTGAGCAATATGTGAAGATTGGCCTTTGTTCTTTAATCAAAAACTTCCCCTCTGAG GTGTATATTCACATTCCTGGTGCTAAAAAATTGATGCTTGAGCTGCCCTTAGTGATTGGCACGGTTCCATACAATGGTTTTGGCAGCAGAAACTCCAGCATTGCCAGCCAGTTTTTTATGGATATGAGCTGGTTGACTCTGACTCTGCCAGAACAGCCTGAAG caccaccaaattaCGCAGACGTGGTGTCGGAGGAAGAATACTCTAGACACGTTCCTCCTTACCCTCAACCCCCTAACTCTGAGGGGGAGTCGTGCTGTCCTATGTTTGCCTGCATTCAGGAATTCCGATTTCAGCCTCCACCTCTTTATTCAGAg GTTGATCCACATCCTAGTGACGTAGAAGAGACCCAGCCTGTTTCCTTCATTCTCTGA
- the ARRDC4 gene encoding arrestin domain-containing protein 4 isoform X3, producing the protein MGGEAGSAAVVGSEGRVKSLGLVFEDERKGCYSSGETVAGHVLLEAAEPVTLRALRLEAQGRATAAWGPSAGAAAPAAASEVEYLNVRLSLREPPAGEGILLLQPGKHEFPFSFQLPSEPLVTSFTGKYGSIQYCVRAVLERPQAPDQSIKRELQVVSHIDVNTPALLTPVLKTQEKMVGCWFFTSGPVSLSAKIERKGYCNGEAIPIYAEIENCSSRLIVPKAAIFQTQTYLASGKTKTVRLMVAHVRGNHIASGSTDTWNGKTLKIPPVTPSILDCCIIRVDYSLAVSTALGDMEDVACGHTWCRVTGKMCLYYPGECHVMSALQQIEQYVKIGLCSLIKNFPSEVFN; encoded by the exons ATGGGCGGTGAGGCGGGGTCCGCGGCGGTGGTGGGCTCCGAGGGCCGCGTGAAGAGTCTAGGTCTGGTGTTCGAGGACGAGCGCAAGGGCTGCTACTCGAGCGGCGAGACGGTGGCAGGGCACGTGCTGCTGGAGGCTGCCGAGCCGGTGACCCTCCGCGCGCTGCGCCTGGAGGCCCAGGGTCGCGCCACCGCCGCCTGGGGCCCGAGCGCCGGCGCCGCTGCCCCGGCAGCCGCCTCGGAGGTGGAGTACTTGAACGTGCGCCTGAGCCTGCGCGAGCCCCCGGCCG GTGAAGGCATCCTCTTACTACAGCCTGGAAAACATGAATTTCCATTTAGCTTTCAACTTCCATCTGA ACCTTTGGTAACCTCATTCACCGGGAAATATGGAAGTATTCAGTACTGTGTGAGAGCAGTTTTGGAACGACCCCAGGCACCTGATCAGAGCATTAAGCGGGAACTCCAGGTCGTCAGTCACATCGATGTCAACACACCAGCATTACTA ACCCCTGTATTGAAAACTCAAGAGAAAATGGTTGGCTGTTGGTTTTTCACTTCTGGTCCAGTCTCGCTGAGTGCCAAAATTGAAAGAAAGGGATACTGTAATG gagAAGCTATCCCAATCTATGCAGAAATAGAGAATTGTTCCTCTCGTCTGATTGTTCCCAAAGCTGCCATTTTCCAGACGCAGACGTACCTGGCCAGCGGGAAAACGAAGACCGTGCGGCTCATGGTGGCCCACGTGCGCGGGAACCACATCGCCTCTGGGAGCACCGACACCTGGAACGGGAAGACCCTGAAGATCCCGCCCGTGACGCCGTCCATCCTGGACTGCTGCATCATCCGAGTGGACTACTCCTTAGCTGTGAGCACGGCGCTTGGTGACATGGAAGACGTAGCATGCGGCCATACCTGGTGCCGTGTTACTGGGAAGATGTGCCTTTACTACCCGGGAGAATGTCATGTCATGTCAGCGCTACAACAGATTGAGCAATATGTGAAGATTGGCCTTTGTTCTTTAATCAAAAACTTCCCCTCTGAGGTGTTTAATTAA